One window from the genome of Metabacillus flavus encodes:
- the rpsS gene encoding 30S ribosomal protein S19 → MGRSLKKGPFVDDHLMVKVEKLNETEKKQVIKTWSRRSTIFPQFIGHTIAVYDGRKHVPVYVTEDMVGHKLGEFAPSRTYKGHGNDDKKTRR, encoded by the coding sequence ATGGGTCGCAGCTTGAAAAAAGGACCTTTCGTGGATGATCACTTGATGGTTAAAGTGGAAAAATTGAATGAAACTGAAAAGAAACAAGTTATTAAAACTTGGTCTCGCCGTTCTACAATTTTCCCTCAATTCATCGGTCACACGATCGCTGTATATGATGGACGCAAACACGTTCCTGTTTATGTAACGGAAGATATGGTTGGCCACAAGTTAGGTGAATTTGCACCTTCTCGTACTTATAAAGGCCACGGTAACGATGATAAAAAAACAAGACGCTAA